From the genome of Lasioglossum baleicum chromosome 13, iyLasBale1, whole genome shotgun sequence, one region includes:
- the Orc4 gene encoding origin recognition complex subunit 4 isoform X1 translates to MNRFEVYSSENETLEISRTISGKTSFHLLPAQLIPKLIKWIKFSSKNFFKEDSNMNKKKSMAIDFQDNMILLTRKYLKRKIMCPETKFRHHVKERMHVLELLKRTVDMGESNSALLIGPRGSGKTTLINSVLKELSSIKSFKENALIVNLHGLVHTDDRLALKDATRQMQLENVVGDKVFGTFAENLAFLLECLKSGDKKRSKPVIFILDEFDLFCEHHNQTLLYNLFDIAQSAQAPICVIGMTCRLDVIELLEKRVKSRFSHRQIFLFPGDTSSAEQPTSPFDDRLELFQHLLSLPDDENVNRIEQQYDDCTIDPQFGSMWNDYIKSLVSNATMVNLLKRMYQMDVSERSFRNFLAVAVSTLSEKHQRLEVNDFVEASKIFTQDDKVLMLEGLSVIEICLIIAMKHETEIYEGEPLNFEAVYNRYNKFANQHSSIQSVQRPVIMKAFEHIKNLEILIPVSGINSKVEKEYQYYKFLLTSQQVMEAVKNYPGIPTEVSQWALSSV, encoded by the exons ATGAACCGATTCGAGG TCTATTCAAGCGAGAACGAAACATTGGAGATCTCACGAAC AATTTCTGGGAAAACAAGTTTTCATCTCCTGCCTGCTCAACTAATACCAAAACTAATTAAGTGGATTAAATTTTCGAGCAAGAACTTTTTCAAG gagGATAGCAACATGAACAAGAAAAAGAGTATGGCTATTGACTTTCAAGATAACATGATACTGTTAACAAGAAAGTATTTGAAACGCAAAATTATGTGTCCCGAAACAAAGTTCAGGCATCATGTGAAAGAACGCATGCATGTTCTGGAGTTATTGAAGCGAACAGTTGACATGGGAGAAAGTAATTCTGCTTTGTTAATTGGTCCTAGAGGTAGCGGAAAGACCACA TTGATCAACAGTGTTTTGAAAGAGTTATCATCTATAAAGAGCTTCAAAGAGAATGCTTTGATAGTAAATCTTCACGGTCTTGTCCATACTGATGATCGTTTAGCACTGAAAGATGCCACTCGTCAAATGCAACTAGAAAACGTGGTAGGAGACAAGGTATTCGGTACATTTGCCGAGAACTTGGCTTTTCTGCTTGAATGTTTGAAGTCAGGAGATAAAAAGCGTTCCAAACCAGTTATTTTTATCTTGGATGAATTTGATTTATTCTGCGAACACCATAATCAGACTTTGCTGTATAATCTGTTCGATATTGCTCAATCTGCTCAG GCTCCAATATGCGTGATAGGGATGACTTGTAGATTGGATGTAATAGAGCTTTTAGAAAAAAGAGTTAAATCAAGATTCTCCCATCGTCAGATATTTTTGTTCCCCGGTGACACATCGTCTGCTGAACAGCCAACATCTCCATTCGACgatcgtttagaacttttccaGCATCTTCTTAGTCTTCCCGATGACGAAAACGTAAATAGGATAGAGCAGCAATACGACGATTGCACAATAGATCCACAATTTGGTTCCATGTGGAACGATTACATAAAAAGCTTAGTCAGTAACGCAACTATGGTGAACTTGTTGAAGAGAATGTATCAGATGGATGTGAGCGAAAGGAGCTTCAGAAATTTTCTGGCGGTGGCCGTGTCCACATTGTCAGAGAAGCATCAGAGATTGGAAGTAAATGATTTTGTGGAAGCCAGTAAAATATTCACCCAAGACGATAAGGTTTTGATGCTCGAGGGATTGTCTGTTATAGAAATATGTTTA ATAATAGCGATGAAACACGAAACAGAGATTTACGAAGGAGAACCATTAAACTTCGAAGCGGTGTATAATCGTTATAATAAATTTGCCAATCAGCATTCATCTATACAAAGTGTACAAAGGCCTGTTATCATGAAGGCTTTTGAGCACATTAAG AACTTGGAGATACTAATACCAGTAAGCGGCATAAACTCAAAGGTTGAGAAAGAGTATCAGTATTACAAATTCTTGCTAACATCCCAGCAAGTCATGGAAGCTGTGAAAAATTATCCTGGAATACCGACAGAAGTCTCTCAATGGGCTTTGAGCAGTGTATAA
- the Mdlc gene encoding RING finger protein mdlc — protein sequence MEDAESKTDKKNCTFLFKRRKIRSSAARKRKGANDEDESSEDETTVVKKERKHGEKNPMKQSTNTKKVKDQQNAIEDDTSDEESITVSYKSTRTPMPAGPSDQGATAILETETEKDKDAQALFEKAQKINEELEGKEDDKVYRGLNNYAQYYKKKDTAAGNASSGMVRKGPIRAPANLRATVRWDYQPDICKDYKETGFCGFGDSCKFLHDRSDYKLGWQLEREAATGEYNNSGDEDDKKYEIHSDDENLPFNCFICRNSFTDPIITKCKHYFCEKCALDQYKKSTRCYICNVQTNGVFNPAKELIARMKLFERGRAEEEDDNESSDDE from the exons ATGGAAGACGCAGAATCCAAAACGGACAAGAAAAATTGTACGTTTTTattcaaaagaagaaagattCGAAGTAGTGCGGCCCGGAAACGCAAAGGAGCAAACGATGAAGACG AGAGCAGCGAAGATGAAACCACTGTCGTTAAAAAAGAGAGGAAACACGGTGAAAAGAATCCCATGAAACAAAGC ACTAACACGAAAAAGGTGAAAGATCAGCAGAACGCTATTGAAGATGACACAAGCGACGAGGAGAGCATCACAGTTTCTTATAAAAGTACACGGACTCCCATGCCAGCTGGGCCGAGCGATCAaggagcaacagcaattttagaAACAGAAACTGAGAAGGATAAGGATGCCCAAGCTCTATTCGAAAAAGCTCAAAAAATAAACGAG GAACTGGAGGGAAAGGAGGATGACAAAGTTTACAGAGGATTAAATAATTATGCCCAATATTATAAGAAAAAAGACACGGCTGCGGGAAATGCTTCCAGTGGAATGGTACGTAAAGGTCCGATTAGGGCACCGGCTAATCTAAGGGCAACTGTGAGATGGGACTACCAGCCAGATATTTGTAAAGACTATAAAGAAACTGGTTTTTGTGGGTTCGGAG ATAGCTGTAAATTTCTCCACGATCGTTCGGATTACAAGTTAGGCTGGCAATTAGAAAGAGAAGCAGCTACAGGAGAGTACAACAACAGCGGTGACGAGGATgacaaaaaatatgaaattcatAGCGACGACGAGAATCTCCcattcaattgttttatttgcaGAAACAGCTTCACTGACCCTATTATTACAAA ATGTAAACATTATTTCTGCGAGAAATGTGCATTAGATCAATACAAAAAGAGTACCAGATGTTACATCTGCAATGTGCAGACCAATGGCGTATTTAATCCAGCTAAAGAGTTAATTGCACGAATGAAATTattcgagagagggagagcagaAGAGGAAGATGACAATGAATCCTCCGACGATGAATAA
- the Orc4 gene encoding origin recognition complex subunit 4 isoform X2 — MNKKKSMAIDFQDNMILLTRKYLKRKIMCPETKFRHHVKERMHVLELLKRTVDMGESNSALLIGPRGSGKTTLINSVLKELSSIKSFKENALIVNLHGLVHTDDRLALKDATRQMQLENVVGDKVFGTFAENLAFLLECLKSGDKKRSKPVIFILDEFDLFCEHHNQTLLYNLFDIAQSAQAPICVIGMTCRLDVIELLEKRVKSRFSHRQIFLFPGDTSSAEQPTSPFDDRLELFQHLLSLPDDENVNRIEQQYDDCTIDPQFGSMWNDYIKSLVSNATMVNLLKRMYQMDVSERSFRNFLAVAVSTLSEKHQRLEVNDFVEASKIFTQDDKVLMLEGLSVIEICLIIAMKHETEIYEGEPLNFEAVYNRYNKFANQHSSIQSVQRPVIMKAFEHIKNLEILIPVSGINSKVEKEYQYYKFLLTSQQVMEAVKNYPGIPTEVSQWALSSV; from the exons ATGAACAAGAAAAAGAGTATGGCTATTGACTTTCAAGATAACATGATACTGTTAACAAGAAAGTATTTGAAACGCAAAATTATGTGTCCCGAAACAAAGTTCAGGCATCATGTGAAAGAACGCATGCATGTTCTGGAGTTATTGAAGCGAACAGTTGACATGGGAGAAAGTAATTCTGCTTTGTTAATTGGTCCTAGAGGTAGCGGAAAGACCACA TTGATCAACAGTGTTTTGAAAGAGTTATCATCTATAAAGAGCTTCAAAGAGAATGCTTTGATAGTAAATCTTCACGGTCTTGTCCATACTGATGATCGTTTAGCACTGAAAGATGCCACTCGTCAAATGCAACTAGAAAACGTGGTAGGAGACAAGGTATTCGGTACATTTGCCGAGAACTTGGCTTTTCTGCTTGAATGTTTGAAGTCAGGAGATAAAAAGCGTTCCAAACCAGTTATTTTTATCTTGGATGAATTTGATTTATTCTGCGAACACCATAATCAGACTTTGCTGTATAATCTGTTCGATATTGCTCAATCTGCTCAG GCTCCAATATGCGTGATAGGGATGACTTGTAGATTGGATGTAATAGAGCTTTTAGAAAAAAGAGTTAAATCAAGATTCTCCCATCGTCAGATATTTTTGTTCCCCGGTGACACATCGTCTGCTGAACAGCCAACATCTCCATTCGACgatcgtttagaacttttccaGCATCTTCTTAGTCTTCCCGATGACGAAAACGTAAATAGGATAGAGCAGCAATACGACGATTGCACAATAGATCCACAATTTGGTTCCATGTGGAACGATTACATAAAAAGCTTAGTCAGTAACGCAACTATGGTGAACTTGTTGAAGAGAATGTATCAGATGGATGTGAGCGAAAGGAGCTTCAGAAATTTTCTGGCGGTGGCCGTGTCCACATTGTCAGAGAAGCATCAGAGATTGGAAGTAAATGATTTTGTGGAAGCCAGTAAAATATTCACCCAAGACGATAAGGTTTTGATGCTCGAGGGATTGTCTGTTATAGAAATATGTTTA ATAATAGCGATGAAACACGAAACAGAGATTTACGAAGGAGAACCATTAAACTTCGAAGCGGTGTATAATCGTTATAATAAATTTGCCAATCAGCATTCATCTATACAAAGTGTACAAAGGCCTGTTATCATGAAGGCTTTTGAGCACATTAAG AACTTGGAGATACTAATACCAGTAAGCGGCATAAACTCAAAGGTTGAGAAAGAGTATCAGTATTACAAATTCTTGCTAACATCCCAGCAAGTCATGGAAGCTGTGAAAAATTATCCTGGAATACCGACAGAAGTCTCTCAATGGGCTTTGAGCAGTGTATAA
- the Amt gene encoding ammonium transporter, which translates to MFPSNMEVKSNETNITSTVIKDPGVISAYNLTQEDSNWIITNSFIIFTMQTGFGMLESGCVSLKNEVNIMMKNVVDIVLGGLTYWAFGFATSFGSNKHYNSFIGLGEFLIDPPIDDQHMGPKHAAFIFQLSFATTSTTIVSGAMAERCNFKAYCLFSFLNTIVYCIPAGWVWGDHGFLKNLGSVDIAGSGVVHLVGGSSALACAIMLGPRLGRYDNGIDQLPLGNPVNAIMGLFVLWWGWLAFNSGSTYGVSGQRWQYAARAAVSTMLGSMGGGLIGLGFSLTNPSGIDILSQINGILGALVAVTGGCFLYRAWEAILVGMVGAFITCFMMPMLDRLHIDDPVGASATHGASGIWGIVAIGLFADNPHPLDTTSGRKGLFKGGGWYLLGVQCLTVLCLSLWSFFTSLFLLWVINKVIPIRMSVHDELLGADLMEHRIRHMQIGVSRAMSALRPDSQEHDLGTVHPVGINPGHDSYIKKYNRKNRLKTGKPLPVGKKSSKTRQSNTITDAVLTAQNKPHIAWMN; encoded by the exons ATGTTTCCATCTAACATGGAAGTGaaaagcaacgaaacaaatatAACATCTACTGTAATCAAAGATCCAGGTGTTATTTCTGCTTACAATCTTACTCAAGAAGACAGTAACTGGATCATAACAAATTCCTTTATAATCTTCACTATGCAAACGG gATTCGGTATGTTAGAGTCTGGTTGTGTGTCTTTGAAAAACGAAGTCAACATTATGATGAAGAATGTGGTAGACATAGTGCTTGGGGGATTAACTTATTGGGCATTCGGCTTTGCAACGAGTTTCGGGTCAAACAAACATTACAATTCCTTTATCGGACTAGGAGAATTTCTGATAGATCCCCCGATCGATGATCAACACATGGGTCCGAAACATGCAgcatttatatttcaattaagcTTTGCGACCACTTCAACCACTATTGTCAGTGGAGCCATGGCAGAAAG ATGCAATTTCAAAGCATATTGCCTATTCTCTTTTTTGAATACAATCGTATATTGTATACCAGCTGGATGGGTATGGGGTGATCATGGTTTTTTAAAGAATCTGGGTTCTGTAGACATTGCTGGTTCGGGAGTGGTTCATCTTGTTGGGGGTAGTTCTG CACTTGCATGCGCCATTATGTTGGGACCAAGACTGGGCAGATATGATAATGGAATTGACCAATTACCACTCGGGAATCCCGTCAATGCTATCATGGGATTATTTGTACTTTG GTGGGGCTGGCTAGCATTCAACAGTGGTAGCACGTACGGTGTCAGTGGGCAACGATGGCAATATGCTGCCAGGGCAGCAGTGTCTACAATGCTAGGTAGTATGGGAGGAGGTTTAATCGGATTAGGTTTTAGTTTAACTAATCCAAGCGGGATTGACATTCTCAGTCAGATAAATGGAATTCTTGGTGCCCTGGTTGCGGTAACAG GTGGTTGTTTCCTTTATAGAGCTTGGGAAGCTATACTTGTTGGAATGGTCGGTGCTTTCATTACATGTTTCATGATGCCCATGTTAGATAGACTGCACATTGATGATCCTGTTGGAGCTAGCGCAACTCATG GAGCAAGTGGAATTTGGGGAATCGTTGCTATTGGTTTATTTGCAGATAATCCGCATCCCCTTGACACCACCAGTGGAAGAAAAGGCTTATTCAAGG GAGGAGGATGGTATTTGCTAGGTGTGCAGTGCCTAACTGTTCTGTGCTTATCATTGTGGAGCTTCTTTACATCGCTTTTTTTATTATGG GTGATCAATAAAGTAATACCCATTAGAATGAGTGTCCATGACGAACTGCTTGGAGCAGACTTAATGGAACACCGAATACGACACATGCAG ATAGGTGTTAGCAGAGCCATGTCTGCTCTTCGTCCAGATTCTCAAGAGCATGATCTGGGTACGGTACATCCTGTAGGAATAAATCCTG GTCATGATTCATACATCAAGAAATATAATCGTAAAAATCGTTTGAAAACAGGAAAACCGTTGCCTGTCGGCAAGAAATCGTCAAAGACACGTCAATCTAATACAATTACAGATGCAGTATTGACTGCACAGAATAAACCGCATATCGCTTGGATGAATTGA
- the Atg8a gene encoding GABA type A receptor-associated protein autophagy-related 8a gives MKFHYKEGHPFEKRKAEGEKIRRKYPERVPVIVEKAPKAKMSDLDKQKFLVPCDLTVGQFYFLIRKRIHLRPEDALFFFVNNIIPPTSATMGSLYGEHHEEDFFLYIAYSDENVYGN, from the exons ATGAAGTTTCATTACAAGGAGGGGCACCCCTTCGAAAAGAGGAAGGCTGAGGGTGAAAAAATACGACGAAAATACCCGGAGAGGGTTCCT GTAATTGTCGAGAAAGCGCCGAAGGCGAAAATGAGCGATTTGGATAAACAAAAGTTTTTAGTACCATGTGACTTGACTGTTGGacagttttattttttaatccgaAAACGAATTCATCTTCGCCCCGAAGACGCTCTGTTCTTCTTTGTTAACAACATTATTCCACCCACAAGTGCCACGATGGGTTCTCTCTATGGG GAACACCATGAAGAAGATTTCTTCCTTTACATAGCGTACAGCGATGAGAACGTGTATGGAAACTAA
- the LOC143215134 gene encoding large ribosomal subunit protein eL22, whose translation MPPAVAKKSKGPAPKKQTLRGKGQKKKVSLKFTIDCTHPAEDNIMDVANFEKYLQERIKVGGKTNNFGNNITLERDKMKLSVNSDIDFSKRYLKYLTKKYLKKNKLRDWLRVVSEDKETYELRYFQINSQEDDDEEDAE comes from the exons ATGCCTCCG GCTGTCGCGAAGAAGTCGAAAGGGCCGGCGCCCAAAAAACAAACCCTTCGGGGTAAGGGTCAAAAGAAAAAGGTGTCCCTCAAGTTCACCATCGATTGTACACATCCTGCGGAGGACAATATTATGGATGTAGCGAATTTT GAGAAATACCTGCAGGAACGAATCAAGGTTGGAGGTAAAACGAACAACTTTGGTAACAATATCACATTGGAACGCGACAAGATGAAGCTGTCCGTTAACAGCGACATCGACTTCTCTAAGCG GTACCTTAAATACTTGACGAAAAAGTATTTGAAGAAGAACAAGCTACGTGATTGGCTTCGTGTAGTGTCTGAAGACAAAGAAACGTACGAACTAAGGTACTTCCAGATCAACAGCCAggaggacgacgacgaagaggaTGCAGAATAA